The genomic interval TTCAATATCCCTGTAAACAAAAGGAGTGTCAATTATCACAAGGGGAATGTTTAGGTATTCCTGAAGCATTCTATACCAGTGCAAAACAGTCTGGCATATATTTGAGCATGCGACAAGTAAATCAGGTTTTGGAAGTTTGCCTGCAGGGGTTTTCCCTGATAGCAAAGAGCCTATGTCTGTTCTAACATAGGAACATACATTTTGTGAAAGCCCCTGTTTTTGTGCTGTTTTTATTAAATCCATCTGCACCCTTCTTGCACCGCATAATGCTGCGTGGTTTTCAGGGTAAATTAGAAAAAATCCAAGAGCTTTGAGTATTTCAATAGGTGCTCCTGATGTTACCCATGCCACAGGCTTTACCCCTTCAATATACCTTCCTTTAAAGTAATGGGAAGAGACAAATTCTTTTGTGTATGCTGTAATTTTCAAAGGAGGATTTAATGGGGAATTTTCTCCTGTTATTTTTTCAATCTTTCTCTCCCCTATCTTTCGCTGTCTTTTTAGATATGGTTTTCCAATTAGATTTGTCATCAGGTAATATCTTATAAACTTCAACACATTCATTGTAATGTCTCCATAAAAACCTCTAACCTTGTTATTGCCTGCTGGGATAACTCTTGATTTATATCTGTGTCTATTAGAATTGACTTTATGCCATTTTCCCTTAATCTTTTTCTTATGTGTGGGATGTAAAAGTATTCCTGTTCGCAAAAGGTTACAATGTAAAATATTACTCCCTTTGCGTTTGTTTTTTTTGCAATTTCAAGCAATCTCTTTACCCTGAAATCAACACTATCCCCCCTTGAAGGGTCAGGTGGGGAGTTTATTATAGATTTTGCAAGCCTGTTAAAAGGGTTATTTCCCTCTGAGGGGGGGTAAAGCCTTCTTCCTGTTATAGCAAGGTCATCTCCGGCAACAATGCCGTTCTTTTGATTTATTACCTTAAAGATTTCCATAGGTTCAGCCAAAAGCCCGGATATAATTACTGGTGTCTTTTCTATTTTTGAATCTTTTTTGTACATTAAATAAATGTCTTTTGCAATTTCAATAAACTCTTCAGCTGGGAGGTATTCTTTTGTTCTTATTAGTGAGTAGAATTTGTAATCATCTATGTCAAGGTAAAGCCTCTGGTCTAAAAGTTTTTTAAGGACAAGATTTGCCTTTTCCTCAATTTCAATGTGTTTTTTTAGTTCTTTGTAAGACGGTTTTTGCCCTGTCAATTCTGAAAGCATATTGTAAATCTTTTCTATCTCTTTTGTGATGAAGTCAATATCAACACTCCTTCTCCCCCTTGGGGTGTAAAATGTAAAAACCTTTTGTTTTGGTTTGACAAAATCAAGAAAGATGCTTCCTAACCCCTGCAACGAATCGCAAGTATGAGGTATGAGGAACATATCACAAATATCCAGATTCTTTTTTAAATGATAGGTTAAAATAGAGTGGACGACTGAACAAATGTATGTCTGAATATGTGCCTTACTTTCAAGGGTATTTAGTTTGGGAGGTCCCCATATTTCGACTGGCAGGATATTAAAAGCCCTGAAAATTGCTTTTGGGTAATGATAGGGTGCAACCCCGATGATTTTTCCACCTTTTGCTTTAAATTTTTGTATGGTTTCTATCCTTCCTTGTACTTTTAGCATTTAACCTCCTTATTTAATTGATTATTATAGCAATTAGTTACTAAAATTTTCAATTTTTTAACCTTTTGTTTTATTTAAATGTTAGCCTGGGTTAAAATATTCAAGACAGGAGGATAGATGATTAAAAAGTGGAAAGAAAGAATAAGAAGGGCTGCTGATTCTGAGTACGCATTAGTTTTTTTGTGCCTCACCTCATTTGCTGAAAGTTCTTTTTTTATAATACCGCCTGATTCTCTTTTAACTCCAATGTGTCTCTTTGACCCAAAGAAGTGGAAAAAATTTGCGTTTTTTACAACAATTTTTTCTGTTTTAGGTGGGGTTTTTGGATATGGGATTGGTATGTTTCTATTTAACGAAGTTGCAAAGCCGATAATCAATTTTTACCACCTGTGGGATAAATTTCAGTATGTTGAGCATCTTTACAGAAGTTACGATTTCCTTGTGGTTTTTGTGGCAGGATTAACCCCTCTTCCCTACAAGGTTTTTACCATTGCTGCTGGAGTTTTTAAAATGAATTTATTGGGCTTTGTTTTTGCATCTTTATTTGGGAGAGGGATAAGGTTTTATATTGAGGCTTTTCTTGTTGCAAAATTTGGTGAAGAGGCATTGGAGTTTTTGGAGAAACACTTTGTTTTTGCCACTATTGTAATTGCTCTCGTAGTGGTTGCGGGAGTTTTAGTTTATTCCCTTTTCCTGAGGTAGTTTATGAAACGCTATTTAGTCAGGGTTTACGGAATTGTCCCGGGGGTAGGTTTCAGGTATTTTACCCTGTCTAAAGCAAAGCTGTTAGGGATAAATGGCTTTGTAAAAAACCTACCTGACGGAAGTGTTTTTGTGGACTGTGAAGGGGATGATGAGAATTTAAGAATTTTCCTTGACTATTTGAGAGAAGGCCCTCATTTTGCTCTTGTGGAAAGGATTGAAATACAGGAAGAAGCACCAGAAGGGTATATTGACTTTGAAATAAAAAGATAACTGACAAAATTTGTCGTTCGTCCTCTGTTTTTTATGTAGATTTTACACAATTTTTTTTAAAAATCCCGTTTAAATCAGGCATGGATATTGCAGTTAAATAAAGAGACTAAAAGTCTATTTAAGGGGGGACAATGAAAAGTAACAGAGGCTTTTCAATGATTGAGCTAATGATTGCAGCTGCAATCTTTGCTTTTGCTATGCTTGCAATTGCAGGTATGTCTTACACTTCAGTTTACCTTGTTAGTTCATCAAATTCAAGGTTTACCGCAACCACCCTTGCTTCAAGTGTTATAGAGCAGGCAAGGAACCATGGACAGGCCTGGGCAAGTTCTCTTGACGGAGATGTAAAATACTTTGACGAAGTAGGAAACGAGATTGATAGCCAGGGAGGCCAGATGGGTGTTGTTTTTAGAAGAACTATAACAACCCAGACTCTTGGAACAGGGACTTTAATGAAAGTAAAGGTTACCTGGACAGAAAGAGGGGAGGTAAAAAATGTTATCCAGAGCGCAATTATTTACTAATAAAAAGGGGTTTACCCTTGTTGAATTGATGGTGGGAATGGTTGTTGCAGTTATAGTTATGGGTATGACTTACGCAATTTTTACCTCACAGTTAAAACTTACAAAAACAGAGATGAGTATTAATGATTTGCAATTAAACACTCAAACTGCTTTAAGGTATCTTTCCAAAAAGATGAGAAACCTTGGGTTTGGAGTTACCACTAAACTTCCTGTTCCTTCCGTTATATGGTATGACGGAGACGAAGGAGCTTCCTCAAGTGGAGGAGGTGGCCAGGGAGGAGGCCCTGGTGGTACAAGTGGAGGGATAGCAGAGCTATCTATCTGGCCAACTGATAATCTTGCGTATTCTGATATGGTTGCTTTTTATTCATCAGATGTGCCAAGTGAAATCAAGGTTGTAACTTATCATCCGCATTCTCAGGTTGCTTTTTTAAAAGAGCCTAACATCTTAAGTGAAGGGGTTGAGCATGGCCATACTGACAAATATATAGGTCAGCTTTTGATGTTTTACGATGATGTAAATCAAACATTTGAGATTGTAAAAATAACAAATGTTGTGGCAGGAACCCATGGTGGAGTTGAAACCCAGGTTGTATTTAACCCTGGTTGGGGAGGCAATTCAAATCAGGGATTACCTTTTATCCCAACAAGTGCTGTTTATTTAGGCGATTATAATATGATGTATGTTGACAATAATAATATTTTAAGGGTTATTGAGGGGAATCAGAATATTCCATTAATGACAAATGTTCTTTCTTTACAGGTTGCCATGGGTGTTGATACGGATGGAGATAATGTTGTGGATAGCTGGACTTTTAATGAAAGCGATTTAAGTTCTCTTTACGAAGTAAAGGCAATGAAAATATATATAGTAACAGCTACAACAACAGAGCAAAAGGGTGTTTCTATGAGTGTTATGGATAAAATAAATCAGCTTGACCAGAATTCAAACGGATTGTGGAGTAGGGAAGTTGATTGGAGCACTGTGATAAATGATTTTCAGCAGGTTCATGGCTCTGCCCCCGGTGTTCCGAGGGTTTATTCTTTCGGCTGCCAGTTAAGAAATGTTTATACCTGTAATTGAGGGGGGTGTTATGTATAGAGAAAAAGGGGCTGCAACCCTTACAGCAACAATTATAATTTTGATGTTATTAAGTGTTTTAGGTATAACTTTGTTGTATCTTTCAAAGTCAAGTTTAAAAATAGCTACCAGTTTTGAGAAGAATGAGCAGGCTTTCAATGTTGCAGAATCAGGGCTTGAGAATATAGTAAGAACAAGGTTAAGTACATACAATGACCTTATAACTTACCTTTTTTACAATCCCTCTGATTTAGACTCTTTGCCTGATCCGAGGTTTGCAGATTTTGATGCCCTTATTAATGGCCAGGGGGCAAACGGATCTCTTTACTCAGCCTATTACTCACATTTTCCTTTTCTCAAAGGCTCATATGTTGTTGATGGTGGAAATCCTTCAGATTCAAGTGATGATGTTGTTGGTGAGTATTATATCAGGATTATTGATAATGATATTTTTATTAACGAAGATGGAGATTTGTTTAAGAATCAGCTTGAAGATGAGGATGGTGACCCTTCTAACGGTGTGGTACTTGCCAATATGCGAATAGACAGAGATAGAAATTTCTTTGTCCAGGGAAGGGGTATTATACGCCAGGGAACGAGAATTTTGGGAACAAAATTGATCACCATCAGGATTTGTGCTATTGAACAGGCATCAGGGACGCAAAAAGGCGGTTCTGCGGCTAATGCTAATGTGGCTAAAAGATTTTGTATACAATCAAATTTTATTCCACAATAAAGGGGGATTTTATGAGGAGGGTAATAAATTCAGCAATTTTGTGCTTGCTAATGATAACCTTTGCTTTTTCAGGTTATGCAGCCTGCACCAGAAAGGTTTTTGACCCGCTTGAACCAATAAACAAAACAGTACCACCAAATATTCTGGTAGTTGTGGATAATTCAGGTTCGATGGCATGGGATACAAGAAATCTGTATTTATATGATTACAGAACTAATACTTATGTGTGGTATGGTGATTATGCACCTGCTACTGGTGATTATTACCATTATAGCCTGGATTATCAGAAGTATTATTCAAGGATTAGAAGGGTTCAACCATATGAGAGGTTTGACTACAGTACACCGGCCGGTTTAACTCGTATTTCAACAGGTAATTATGCCAAGGTGGGAGAGATCCAGATTCCTGATAGTGGGAAAGTAGATTACGCAGGGTTTGCTGTTGATGTCTGGGTTCCATATGATGTGTATCGTAACAGAACTAAAGCAAATATTTCTATTAAGCTTGAACACGAAGGAATTGAGACAGAAATTAAGCCTACAAATCAGTGGTTTGCCTACAGATATTCAGATGGTTACGCTGGTTCACGGGATAGGAAGATAATTAACGGAAGGTATTATTACAGGTTGAGGGTTCAGTATGCATTCCCTCAATTTTACGGACAGGATAAGGCGGGTGTATGGAAGTTGTATTTAAAAACCTCTTATACAACTTACAGGTTGTATTATGAGAGGTTTGGATTGGCTTTCAATATATATGTTTCAAAAATGACAGCTTTGAAAACAGTTCTTAAAAGAATTTTTGAGGCAAATCCCGAAGTAAGGTTTGCCCTTGGCACCTATAAAGCAAGAGCCAGTTATACAACTGTTTGGGATGCTGATGGCTTAAAAAGAAGTTCTTACTACTGGTATGTTACTTCCTCAAATCCCGGCCTTTCTGTCTGGGAAGACTGGCCTTCTGATGGGATTGATACCCAGAGTAACAGGCAGTCTCTAATTGAATGGATTGATTTAAAGGATGCAAATCACGATGAAACAGTCAACGGTAGTTTGAGAAAAGAGATATTTGCAAGGGGATATACTCCTATACAATCTTGTATGAGAAATGTAAGAAGTTTTCTTAACTACAAATATTCTCAGGATAGTTATCAGGCATGCAGAAACTATGCGGTTGTTTTTATGACTGACGGTGAGTGCACAGAGAGAGGGTGTAGCAATACCACAATTAGAAACACTATTGCATCTATTTACAGAGATCATATTATTCAGGTTGGTACTTCAAGCAGAGGGACAAAAACATATGTAATAGGGTTATCTTTAAAAGAGGAAGATAGGCAATGGCTTGATGATTGGGCTGATGCTGGAGATGATGGGGATTATAGAAATAATTCTGCCCACGCTTATATGCCTCAAAATTCAGAAGAACTAATGGAGGCTTTTTCAGATGCAGTACACTCTGCCTCTGCACAGGAAGTTGTTATTAATTCAGATGTTATTTTTGGAACGATAAACCCGGATAAAGCACCTGCTGGGACAATCTTTCATGCAGATACTTTTACAACCCCTTCAGGGGCGACCTATGAAGGTAAATATCCTGCACTGGAAGCAAATATCATGTATACAACAAAGATATTTTATCCATCATGGGAAGGGGATTTAATTGCATATATGCCAATGTATAGAAGTGCAAGTGATCACAAACTTTACTACTTCCCTCAAATCTACGATTCTTCGACCGGTACATATAAACCAGATTATCCGAAAATATGGAGTGCAAGGGAAGAACTTTCAAAAGTTTTAAATGGCTATGATGATAATGGTAATCATGTGCCGGGTATTCGTGATGCTTTAGGAATGACAGGGTATACCACAACGGAAGATGACAGTATTCCGTGGAGAAATATTAAATTAGTGGTTCCTAATGGTGCATATCCTAATTTTACAATGATTAACCTAAACCAATTTGTATATGACTCTACCAATCAAAAATGGGTGCCTTCGCCAACTCTTGTCTCTCAGGTTGCAGATGCTGTTTATCCAGGGGATTCAAATGCTATTGGTAAAGCTGCAAAGTTAATCCATTTTGTTCAGACGAGAATGCTGGGAGATATAACATATTCTTCACCTTCTACAATTTTTGAACCTGAAATGGGGTTTGAGGATTGGAGAGATAGTTACCTAAAATACAAAATTGTAGCAAGGCATTTGAGAACTCCTGTTGTGGTTGTTGGAGCAAATGACGGTATGCTTCACGGCTTTAATGCTTATACTGGAAAAGAAGAATGGGCAGTTATCCCATGGGGTGTAATAGAAAGCTTAAAGCAAATGGTTGACAATTACGACCCTGAAAATAATCCATCAGGGCAGGTTGATGTGACAAACCAGGATTCTCTTGGAAGAAACATGCATATATATGGAATTGCTTCCTCACCTAAAATAGTTGATATTGGCAACCTTGATGATGATAATCCTGACAATGATGAATGGCGCACAGTTTTAGTATGTGGTCTTGGAGGAGGAGGTAACTCTTACTTCTGCCTTGATGTTACAAACCCATTAAATCCTCAAATTAGATGGGATACATCTACAAATTCTGATTTTGATGATTTAGGAGAAACCTGGGCTTATCCTGCAATGTGGCTTACTAAAATGGGGAATGATTATTACAATGTAGGATTCTTTACCTCTGGGTACAGCACCGACAATAGCAAAGGGAAAGAGCTGTATGTAATGAATATAGCTACTGGAGATTTAATTACTAAAAAATCAATTTTATCCGGGCGCAATGATGACTTCCTGTTTGCTGCTCCTGCTGGAATTCTTAATCCTGATGCAAGGTTTATTAAGGGTGTTTATGTTGGCTCAACCCATGGGGAATTGTTTAGATACGACTTAATGGCTGATGATGTATGCGAGGTTTTTGACACAAATAACGGCTATGCAATTATTACTTTGCCTGCTGTTTATGTGGATAGCTCCAATAATGAATGGGTTTCTATTGGAGAATTAGGTTGCCAGGATGTATATTCTGGAATCTTTGCCAATAATGCAGTGCTTTATACTTTTAAAGCATATCCAACAAGATCCTGTAATGGTAGCAAGAATCTTGTGGATTTGACGCAATATGTGGATAATTCAAATTTCAACACAGAAATTCCTTTAGGCGGTAATGATGGATACTATTTTGAATTAAAGAGAAACGAAACAATGTTCGCAGATCCGCTTATTACAACCTACTTCTATGAGGATGCAGACACAGGGGCAACAAAATTTGAAACCGTTAGTGTTTTTGTTACCTATCAGTATCCAGAAAGTGGAGATTATTGCGGATTGGGTACTTCTTACCTTTATATATTCGGGGTAACAGATTTGTTTGTAGGAACGAGAGAGGATAACCAGAATGATTACGGTTCAATGGTTTCAAAGGGAAGAAGCGGAAGCCCGGTTAGGACAGGGGTGAGTGGAACAGTATGGATAAATACTCCTGACGGGCCTTTGAGAATTATGCCTCTTGATGATAGTGCAGGTTCTTCATCAATTCCAATATATTCACCTTTGTCAACTAACTGTTCAGATGCTAAAAAAGTAGGAGCTGGCTCATGGGTAGTATATTAAAAAATAAAAAAGGGTTTTCTCTTGTAGAATTACTTGTTGCTATTGCGGTGCTCATAATTATTATGGGCGCCGCAGCCCTTACTGTTGGCACTTCTACAAGGGATGCAAGGACAAAAAAGGCTGCGTTTGTATTTAAGACTATGTTAACTGATGGTTCGAAAGAAGCAATGTCAAGTTATAAACAAATTATTGTTGAATTAGACCCCTCATTTTCCTCTGGTTCAAGGTTCAGGATGTATATAGACAGTGATGAAAATTTTTCTTACGGTGGAGCAAATGACAGAATACTTGCTTACTTTGTTGTGACAGGAGACAAAGTAGACCCTGGTGCACCGGCTGGTTTTAATGGTGATTATTATTTTGTTCCAGATGTTGTTTTTTCAGGGAGTATTGAAGGTGGGGGCAATAGCCTTGACCTTTCTTCGATATATGGGACAGGATTTGAAAACATTCCAATTTTGGGAGGAAATGCAAAAATCATTATAAGGCCGGAAGGGGTCTTTGTTGTAAAGCAGGGAGGAGTTGAACTTCCTGCTGGTGGCCTGGTATTATTCAGGCATACTGATGATATTGATGAGGGAGTTCAGGACAGGCAATACTTTGTTTTAATTACAAAGACTTTTTTAAGGATTTTAAAGCTTGAAGATGATGGAAGCGGTAACTATGTTCCAAAAGAATTGTAGTAATTGATAAATAGAGAAAAATTAACCCCGCTTTATGCGGGGTTTTTATTTGCTATTTTTTGAATTCTAAATAAAGAAATTAAATTATTCAAGTG from Thermotomaculum hydrothermale carries:
- a CDS encoding pilus assembly PilX N-terminal domain-containing protein; its protein translation is MYREKGAATLTATIIILMLLSVLGITLLYLSKSSLKIATSFEKNEQAFNVAESGLENIVRTRLSTYNDLITYLFYNPSDLDSLPDPRFADFDALINGQGANGSLYSAYYSHFPFLKGSYVVDGGNPSDSSDDVVGEYYIRIIDNDIFINEDGDLFKNQLEDEDGDPSNGVVLANMRIDRDRNFFVQGRGIIRQGTRILGTKLITIRICAIEQASGTQKGGSAANANVAKRFCIQSNFIPQ
- a CDS encoding type II secretion system protein; translation: MGSILKNKKGFSLVELLVAIAVLIIIMGAAALTVGTSTRDARTKKAAFVFKTMLTDGSKEAMSSYKQIIVELDPSFSSGSRFRMYIDSDENFSYGGANDRILAYFVVTGDKVDPGAPAGFNGDYYFVPDVVFSGSIEGGGNSLDLSSIYGTGFENIPILGGNAKIIIRPEGVFVVKQGGVELPAGGLVLFRHTDDIDEGVQDRQYFVLITKTFLRILKLEDDGSGNYVPKEL
- a CDS encoding YqaA family protein; protein product: MIKKWKERIRRAADSEYALVFLCLTSFAESSFFIIPPDSLLTPMCLFDPKKWKKFAFFTTIFSVLGGVFGYGIGMFLFNEVAKPIINFYHLWDKFQYVEHLYRSYDFLVVFVAGLTPLPYKVFTIAAGVFKMNLLGFVFASLFGRGIRFYIEAFLVAKFGEEALEFLEKHFVFATIVIALVVVAGVLVYSLFLR
- a CDS encoding prepilin-type N-terminal cleavage/methylation domain-containing protein; translation: MKSNRGFSMIELMIAAAIFAFAMLAIAGMSYTSVYLVSSSNSRFTATTLASSVIEQARNHGQAWASSLDGDVKYFDEVGNEIDSQGGQMGVVFRRTITTQTLGTGTLMKVKVTWTERGEVKNVIQSAIIY
- a CDS encoding 2-hydroxyacyl-CoA dehydratase subunit D; amino-acid sequence: MLKVQGRIETIQKFKAKGGKIIGVAPYHYPKAIFRAFNILPVEIWGPPKLNTLESKAHIQTYICSVVHSILTYHLKKNLDICDMFLIPHTCDSLQGLGSIFLDFVKPKQKVFTFYTPRGRRSVDIDFITKEIEKIYNMLSELTGQKPSYKELKKHIEIEEKANLVLKKLLDQRLYLDIDDYKFYSLIRTKEYLPAEEFIEIAKDIYLMYKKDSKIEKTPVIISGLLAEPMEIFKVINQKNGIVAGDDLAITGRRLYPPSEGNNPFNRLAKSIINSPPDPSRGDSVDFRVKRLLEIAKKTNAKGVIFYIVTFCEQEYFYIPHIRKRLRENGIKSILIDTDINQELSQQAITRLEVFMETLQ
- a CDS encoding prepilin-type N-terminal cleavage/methylation domain-containing protein; protein product: MLSRAQLFTNKKGFTLVELMVGMVVAVIVMGMTYAIFTSQLKLTKTEMSINDLQLNTQTALRYLSKKMRNLGFGVTTKLPVPSVIWYDGDEGASSSGGGGQGGGPGGTSGGIAELSIWPTDNLAYSDMVAFYSSDVPSEIKVVTYHPHSQVAFLKEPNILSEGVEHGHTDKYIGQLLMFYDDVNQTFEIVKITNVVAGTHGGVETQVVFNPGWGGNSNQGLPFIPTSAVYLGDYNMMYVDNNNILRVIEGNQNIPLMTNVLSLQVAMGVDTDGDNVVDSWTFNESDLSSLYEVKAMKIYIVTATTTEQKGVSMSVMDKINQLDQNSNGLWSREVDWSTVINDFQQVHGSAPGVPRVYSFGCQLRNVYTCN
- a CDS encoding PilC/PilY family type IV pilus protein, whose amino-acid sequence is MRRVINSAILCLLMITFAFSGYAACTRKVFDPLEPINKTVPPNILVVVDNSGSMAWDTRNLYLYDYRTNTYVWYGDYAPATGDYYHYSLDYQKYYSRIRRVQPYERFDYSTPAGLTRISTGNYAKVGEIQIPDSGKVDYAGFAVDVWVPYDVYRNRTKANISIKLEHEGIETEIKPTNQWFAYRYSDGYAGSRDRKIINGRYYYRLRVQYAFPQFYGQDKAGVWKLYLKTSYTTYRLYYERFGLAFNIYVSKMTALKTVLKRIFEANPEVRFALGTYKARASYTTVWDADGLKRSSYYWYVTSSNPGLSVWEDWPSDGIDTQSNRQSLIEWIDLKDANHDETVNGSLRKEIFARGYTPIQSCMRNVRSFLNYKYSQDSYQACRNYAVVFMTDGECTERGCSNTTIRNTIASIYRDHIIQVGTSSRGTKTYVIGLSLKEEDRQWLDDWADAGDDGDYRNNSAHAYMPQNSEELMEAFSDAVHSASAQEVVINSDVIFGTINPDKAPAGTIFHADTFTTPSGATYEGKYPALEANIMYTTKIFYPSWEGDLIAYMPMYRSASDHKLYYFPQIYDSSTGTYKPDYPKIWSAREELSKVLNGYDDNGNHVPGIRDALGMTGYTTTEDDSIPWRNIKLVVPNGAYPNFTMINLNQFVYDSTNQKWVPSPTLVSQVADAVYPGDSNAIGKAAKLIHFVQTRMLGDITYSSPSTIFEPEMGFEDWRDSYLKYKIVARHLRTPVVVVGANDGMLHGFNAYTGKEEWAVIPWGVIESLKQMVDNYDPENNPSGQVDVTNQDSLGRNMHIYGIASSPKIVDIGNLDDDNPDNDEWRTVLVCGLGGGGNSYFCLDVTNPLNPQIRWDTSTNSDFDDLGETWAYPAMWLTKMGNDYYNVGFFTSGYSTDNSKGKELYVMNIATGDLITKKSILSGRNDDFLFAAPAGILNPDARFIKGVYVGSTHGELFRYDLMADDVCEVFDTNNGYAIITLPAVYVDSSNNEWVSIGELGCQDVYSGIFANNAVLYTFKAYPTRSCNGSKNLVDLTQYVDNSNFNTEIPLGGNDGYYFELKRNETMFADPLITTYFYEDADTGATKFETVSVFVTYQYPESGDYCGLGTSYLYIFGVTDLFVGTREDNQNDYGSMVSKGRSGSPVRTGVSGTVWINTPDGPLRIMPLDDSAGSSSIPIYSPLSTNCSDAKKVGAGSWVVY
- a CDS encoding acylphosphatase, coding for MKRYLVRVYGIVPGVGFRYFTLSKAKLLGINGFVKNLPDGSVFVDCEGDDENLRIFLDYLREGPHFALVERIEIQEEAPEGYIDFEIKR